The Drosophila biarmipes strain raj3 chromosome 2L, RU_DBia_V1.1, whole genome shotgun sequence genome has a window encoding:
- the LOC108036077 gene encoding uncharacterized protein LOC108036077 isoform X3, giving the protein MGGNVEQRPWTPTVRIGRIAAETTNPGPATVQLPTLIGSKVPDSKKKAAPSYSFGHKLGGKYTTSGPGPAQYNVTGMRAKGRDYPRAATLQSRPKELTRFSNPGPGEYDVVPAAKAVIDATPKYTFGQRPAALKTFQIPGPNHYRVVPLDVVKRRAPRYSFRIKVNVYFVNNPAPNSYCPEKVTQSKKNAPRYTFGRRTKIEHDQGTPAPGAYCPEKVKLSKTPEFSFGIKHLEQRPDYTPAPGTYKPEQVVQEHIPAYSFGLKTKHSQVSDTPAPGAYSPEKSRLHSTPAYSITGKASQDVVDCTPAPGAYEPEKCVLSRTPAFSFGHRVDLAKSSDTPAPGTYNPEKVRLDHTPAFTLSGRPETRCVSETPAPGSYAPEKYRNDRTPAFTFGGKHEQRLESSTPAPGDYCPEKVRHDHTPAFSFAGRHDLHKTSDTPAPGAYDTEKVRHDHNPAYSFAGRHDLHKPSETPAPGAYSPEKVRLDHNPAFTMAGKHSQKITSETPAPGDYCPEKVRLDHTPAFSFGVKSDPKVENHTPAPGDYHPEKVRQDHNPAYSFAGRHDLHKPSETPAPGAYSPEKVRQDHNPAFSMAGKHIEKLTNGTPAPGDYSPEKVRLDHTPAYSFGSKKVENNTPAPGDYHPEKVRQDHNPAFSFAGRYDLQKPSDTPAPGAYSPEKVRQDHNPAFSIAGRHIEKLANGTPAPGDYSPEKVRLDHTPAYTFGGKNDPKIENNTPAPGDYHPEKVRQDHNPAFSFAGRHDLHKPSETPAPGAYSPEKVRQDHNPAFSMAGKHDPKVSNNTPAPGDYSPEKCRLDHTPSYTFAGKNDPKIENNTPAPGDYHPEKVRLDHNPAFSFAGRHDLQKPSDTPAPGAYSPEKVRQDHNPAYSMAGKHIEKITNGTPAPGDYSPEKVRLDHTPAYTFGGKNDPKVENNTPAPGDYHPEKVRQDHNPAFSFAGRYDLQKPSDTPAPGAYSPEKIRQDHNPAFSIAGRHIEKLTNGTPAPGDYSPEKVRLDHTPAYTFGGKNDPKIENNTPAPGDYHPEKVRQDHNPAFSFAGRHDLQKASDTPAPGAYYPEKTRQDHNPAFSMAGKHIEKLTNGTPAPGDYCPEKVRLDYTPAYSFGSKNDPKVENHTPAPGDYHPEKVRQDHNPAFSFAGRHDLHRPSETPAPGAYSPEKVRQDHNPAFTMAGKHDPRVTNDTPAPGDYHPEKVRQDHVPAFSFAGRHDLQKPSETPAPGDYFPEKVRQDFNPAFTFAARHELRTLSESPAPGDYSPEKVRLDRAPAFSFGGKHDPKTEHLHPAPCDYAPERVRLDHTPAYTIAGRPAAEPVSQTPAPCDYHPEKCQVDHTPAFTFGMRLGRERISDTPAPSAYEPEKHPLHSTPAYSFGTKSDIRVTTDAPAPGHYHPEQCKLDSSPAYSFGLKTVPTASLPEPRGVYIEDRIVQRRERRLASPVRNNAECTTTTTQNTTNNAGGSSTTTTTTTTTTTRTFINGVEQPELQEKQTTKQVNGTHKELKSAPPAPLSNGTVKHSKIEAYTVQQVAHGQQESGNLKVVASGKSDASATKAAAESHQRVVRPDGAIVTSGQSSRMQTVKYAVEASSVQEKIISS; this is encoded by the exons GTCCCAACCATTATCGAGTGGTACCCCTTGATGTCGTCAAGCGGCGAGCCCCACGATACTCCTTTCGCATTAAGGTTAACGTGTACTTTGTTAACAATCCAG CTCCGAATAGCTATTGCCCTGAAAAGGTCACGCAATCAAAAAAGAATGCGCCACGCTACACTTTCGGTAGACGAACTAAAATCGAACACGATCAGGGCACACCAG CTCCTGGCGCCTATTGCCCCGAAAAGGTGAAGCTCAGCAAGACGCCGGAGTTCAGTTTCGGCATCAAGCACCTCGAACAGAGACCAGACTATACGCCAG CCCCGGGCACCTACAAACCCGAGCAGGTTGTCCAAGAACACATTCCCGCCTACAGCTTCGGCCTGAAAACCAAACACTCTCAGGTCAGCGACACTCCAG CACCCGGTGCCTACAGCCCCGAAAAATCGAGACTACACTCCACACCCGCTTACTCAATCACAGGAAAGGCCTCCCAAGACGTTGTCGATTGTACACCAG CCCCCGGAGCATACGAACCCGAGAAGTGCGTGCTGAGCAGGACGCCTGCCTTCAGCTTCGGCCACCGCGTGGACCTCGCCAAGTCCAGCGACACGCCCGCACCCGGCACCTACAATCCCGAGAAGGTGCGGCTGGACCACACGCCCGCCTTCACCCTCTCCGGCCGCCCCGAGACGAGGTGCGTCAGCGAGACCCCGGCGCCCGGTTCGTATGCCCCGGAGAAGTACCGCAACGACCGCACGCCGGCCTTCACCTTCGGCGGTAAGCACGAGCAGCGCCTCGAGAGCTCCACTCCGGCACCGGGCGACTACTGCCCCGAAAAAGTCCGGCACGATCACACTCCCGCTTTCTCATTCGCCGGTCGCCACGACTTGCACAAGACCAGCGACACACCAGCACCAGGCGCCTATGACACGGAAAAGGTCCGCCATGATCACAATCCCGCCTACTCCTTTGCCGGGCGACACGATCTCCACAAGCCCAGTGAAACCCCCGCCCCGGGTGCCTATTCCCCAGAGAAAGTGCGCCTAGATCACAACCCTGCTTTCACCATGGCTGGGAAGCACAGTCAAAAGATCACGAGCGAGACCCCAGCTCCAGGCGACTACTGTCCCGAGAAGGTTCGGTTAGATCACACTCCCGCCTTTAGTTTTGGGGTGAAGAGCGATCCGAAGGTAGAAAACCACACCCCAGCCCCAGGGGACTATCACCCCGAAAAGGTCAGGCAGGATCATAACCCTGCTTATTCCTTCGCTGGCCGCCATGACCTCCACAAACCCAGCGAGACTCCTGCTCCAGGAGCTTACTCTCCGGAGAAAGTTCGCCAAGATCACAATCCTGCCTTTTCAATGGCTGGCAAGCATATCGAAAAGCTCACAAATGGAACTCCAGCTCCTGGAGATTACAGTCCCGAAAAGGTTAGATTAGATCACACACCTGCTTATAGTTTTGGAAGTAAGAAAGTGGAGAACAATACGCCCGCTCCAGGAGATTATCATCCTGAGAAGGTAAGGCAGGACCACAATCCCGCCTTCTCCTTTGCCGGTCGTTATGACCTTCAGAAGCCAAGTGATACTCCTGCCCCCGGTGCCTATTCCCCCGAGAAAGTTCGTCAGGATCACAATCCTGCTTTCTCGATAGCTGGAAGACATATTGAAAAGCTCGCAAATGGAACACCAGCTCCTGGTGACTACTCTCCAGAGAAAGTCCGGTTAGATCACACACCTGCCTACACTTTTGGTGGCAAAAACGATCCtaaaatagaaaacaataCCCCAGCTCCAGGTGATTATCATCCCGAGAAAGTTAGGCAAGATCACAATCCAGCCTTTTCCTTCGCTGGCCGTCATGATCTCCACAAACCCAGCGAAACACCCGCTCCTGGAGCCTATTCTCCAGAAAAAGTCCGACAAGATCATAACCCTGCCTTCTCGATGGCCGGCAAACATGATCCTAAGGTCTCTAATAACACTCCTGCCCCTGGTGACTACAGTCCCGAAAAATGCCGTCTAGATCATACGCCCTCCTATACGTTTGCTGGGAAAAATGATCCCAAAATTGAAAACAATACTCCAGCTCCAGGTGATTATCATCCTGAAAAAGTTCGACTAGATCACAACCCAGCTTTTTCCTTCGCCGGGCGACATGATCTTCAGAAGCCCAGTGATACTCCAGCCCCTGGAGCCTATTCCCCCGAGAAAGTTCGCCAGGATCACAACCCAGCCTATTCCATGGCTGGCAAACACATCGAAAAGATCACGAATGGAACTCCAGCTCCTGGAGATTACTCCCCAGAGAAAGTTCGTTTAGATCACACGCCTGCCTATACTTTTGGTGGTAAAAACGATCCAAAGGTAGAGAACAATACCCCAGCTCCAGGGGATTATCATCCTGAGAAGGTAAGGCAGGACCACAATCCCGCCTTCTCCTTTGCTGGTCGTTATGACCTTCAGAAGCCAAGTGATACTCCCGCCCCTGGTGCCTATTCCCCCGAGAAAATTCGTCAGGATCACAACCCTGCTTTCTCGATAGCTGGAAGACATATTGAAAAGCTCACAAATGGAACACCAGCTCCTGGTGACTACTCTCCAGAGAAAGTCCGGTTAGATCACACACCTGCCTACACTTTTGGTGGCAAAAACGATCCtaaaatagaaaacaataCCCCAGCTCCAGGTGATTATCATCCTGAGAAGGTAAGGCAAGATCACAACCCTGCCTTTTCCTTCGCCGGGCGTCATGATCTTCAAAAGGCCAGTGATACTCCTGCTCCGGGGGCCTACTACCCCGAGAAAACTAGGCAGGATCATAACCCTGCTTTCTCGATGGCTGGCAAGCATATCGAAAAGCTAACAAACGGCACTCCAGCTCCTGGAGATTACTGCCCCGAGAAGGTTCGCTTGGATTACACTCCAGCTTACAGCTTCGGTAGTAAGAACGATCCGAAAGTGGAGAACCATACACCAGCTCCCGGTGATTATCACCCAGAAAAGGTTAGGCAAGATCACAACCCTGCCTTCTCCTTCGCCGGTCGTCATGATCTCCATAGACCGAGTGAGACCCCCGCCCCGGGAGCCTACTCCCCTGAGAAAGTCAGGCAGGACCACAATCCCGCCTTTACCATGGCGGGAAAGCATGATCCTAGGGTTACGAATGACACTCCGGCACCTGGGGACTACCACCCTGAGAAGGTTAGACAAGATCATGTGCCCGCCTTCTCCTTCGCCGGTCGCCACGACCTGCAGAAGCCCAGTGAAACGCCCGCACCCGGAGACTACTTCCCGGAGAAGGTCAGGCAGGATTTCAATCCGGCATTCACCTTCGCCGCCAGACATGAGCTGCGAACCCTCAGCGAATCCCCGGCACCCGGAGACTACAGCCCCGAGAAGGTGCGACTGGACCGAGCACCCGCATTCAGCTTTGGCGGCAAACATGACCCCAAAACGGAGCACCTTCATCCCGCGCCATGCGACTACGCCCCCGAGAGAGTTCGCCTCGACCATACACCCGCCTACACAATTGCAGGTCGTCCAGCCGCCGAGCCCGTGAGCCAGACGCCGGCTCCCTGCGACTACCATCCGGAGAAGTGCCAGGTGGACCACACGCCGGCGTTCACCTTCGGCATGCGCCTGGGAAGGGAGCGCATCTCGGACACACCAG CACCCTCCGCCTATGAGCCGGAGAAGCACCCACTGCACTCCACACCCGCCTACAGCTTTGGCACCAAGTCGGACATCCGCGTGACCACCGATGCCCCAG CCCCCGGTCACTATCATCCCGAGCAGTGCAAGCTGGACAGCTCGCCAGCCTACAGTTTTGGCCTGAAGACAGTGCCAACTGCCTCGCTTCCAG AACCCAGGGGCGTCTACATCGAGGATCGCATTGTCCAACGACGCGAACGCCGCCTGGCCAGTCCCG TACGCAACAATGCTGAATGCACCACCACAACCACCCAGAACACCACCAACAATGCTGGTGGCAGCAGCACCACaacaaccaccaccaccaccaccaccacaagAACCTTTATCAATGGAGTGGAGCAGCCGGAGCTGCAGGAGAAGCAGACCACCAAACAGGTGAATGGCACCCACAAAGAGCTTAAGTCCGCACCACCGGCACCACTGAGCAATGGCACTGTGAAGCACTCCAAGATCGAGGCCTACACGGTGCAGCAGGTGGCCCACGGGCAGCAGGAGAGCGGCAACCTGAAGGTGGTGGCCAGCGGTAAGTCCGATGCCAGTGCCACCAAGGCGGCGGCCGAGAGCCACCAGAGGGTGGTGCGCCCGGATGGCGCCATCGTGACCAGCGGCCAGTCCTCGAGGATGCAGACGGTCAAGTACGCTGTGGAGGCCAGCAGTGTGCAGGAGAAGATTATCAG CTCCTAA
- the LOC108036078 gene encoding uncharacterized protein LOC108036078 yields MKFLYLILLATAVTGRFTDDLYQLLAKNCTNKNLITSPLSVDIALGMTYMGAGGNTAREMRDVLKLPADKKEVARRYKQLLTNLEGREKVAILDLANRIYVNDRFTINPEFNQVVKDSFKAEAKAFSVSDPKRAASIVNKWVSDQTRRRINKILKKEYINSDLVMVLLNAIYFKGQWKYEFPPKNTKKSDFRTADNNIVPVQMMRLRAKLRAGYVRNLDAKVIKLPYRSSNLSMVIFLPKKVDGLPELESKIAGFSRKLRRVIVNLKLPKFKIEFSSELKDTLRTMGMLDAFSPTANFSGLVKGDQSTISKVMHKAFIEVNEEGAKAAAATAVVKVKRCATCRPPRRLDFKADHPFAYIIRDDDTIYFQGHFVKPGKRIFVNFLCFLSSLGTAVQMKFLYLILLATSVTGRFTDDFYNHLAKDYANKNLISSPLSVDIALSMAYMGAGGNTAREMRAVLKLPADKKEVARKYKQLLTNLEGREKAAMLHLANRIYVNDRFTINPEFNQVVKDSFKSEAKAISTIEPDKAASIVNKWVSNQTRSRIKTIIEKEHIIPNVVMVLLNAIYFKGQWQYEFPANNTKQSDFRTADNKTAPVQMMSLSGAFRAGFFPGLGGRVIQLPYRNSNLSMVIYLPVKVDGLPELMRKIAGLPLRLPLINVHLKLPKFKIGFSSELKDTLRTMGIRDAFSPKADFGGLVKRANPQITNVIHKAFIEVNEEGAEAAAATAVVSVPICATCGEPTPLEFNADHPFAYIIRDDDTIYFQGHFVKPGK; encoded by the exons ATGAAGTTTTTAT ATCTGATTTTATTGGCCACGGCAGTGACTGGCCGATTCACCGATGATTTATACcaacttttggccaaaaattgtacaaacaAGAATCTTATTACCTCGCCCCTTTCCGTCGATATTGCCTTGGGCATGACCTACATGGGAGCGGGGGGAAATACAGCCCGAGAAATGAGGGATGTCCTGAAGTTACCCGCAGATAAAAAGGAGGTGGCTCGTAGATACAAGCAACTTCTGACAAATCTCGAGGGTCGCGAGAAGGTAGCCATCCTCGACCTGGCCAACCGCATATACGTCAACGATCGCTTCACTATAAATCCGGAGTTTAATCAAGTGGTCAAGGACTCCTTTAAGGCTGAAGCGAAGGCTTTCAGCGTAAGTGATCCCAAAAGAGCCGCTTCGATCGTAAATAAGTGGGTGAGCGACCAGACGCGCAGAAGGATTAATAAAATTCTCAagaaagaatatataaattcgGATCTGGTAATGGTTCTCCTGAATGCAATTTACTTTAAAGGCCAGTGGAAGTACGAATTCCCcccaaaaaataccaaaaagtcCGATTTTCGAACTGCTGACAATAATATCGTTCCTGTTCAGATGATGCGGCTGCGTGCCAAGCTTAGGGCGGGATATGTTCGTAATCTGGATGCCAAAGTGATCAAGCTTCCCTACCGGAGCTCAAACCTCTCCATGGTCATCTTCTTGCCGAAAAAAGTCGACGGGTTGCCAGAACTGGAGAGCAAGATCGCAGGCTTCTCCCGAAAGCTTCGAAGGGTGATTGTGAATTTAAAGCTTCCAAAGtttaaaatcgaattttccTCAGAGCTAAAGGATACCCTTCGGACG ATGGGCATGCTTGATGCATTTTCTCCAACTGCAAATTTTAGTGGTCTAGTAAAAGGGGACCAATCCACGATAAGCAAAGTTATGCACAAGGCCTTCATTGAGGTCAACGAAGAAGGTGCCAAGGCAGCGGCTGCAACAG CCGTAGTAAAGGTCAAACGATGTGCGACTTGTAGGCCACCGCGTCGCTTGGATTTCAAAGCCGATCATCCATTTGCTTACATCATTCGCGATGATGACACCATTTACTTTCAGGGACATTTCGTAAAACCAGGAAA AAGAATTTTTGTGaattttctctgttttctGTCCTCG TTAGGAACAGCGGTCCAAATGAAGTTTCTAT ATCTTATATTACTGGCCACGTCAGTGACTGGCCGATTCACTGATGATTTTTACAACCATTTGGCCAAGGATTATGCCAACAAGAATCTTATTTCCTCGCCCCTTTCCGTCGACATTGCCCTGAGTATGGCCTACATGGGAGCTGGGGGAAATACAGCCCGAGAAATGAGGGCTGTCCTGAAGTTACCCGCAGATAAAAAGGAGGTGGCTCGTAAATACAAGCAACTTCTGACCAACCTCGAGGGTCGCGAGAAGGCAGCCATGCTCCATCTGGCCAACCGCATTTACGTCAACGATCGCTTCACTATAAATCCGGAGTTTAATCAAGTGGTCAAGGACTCCTTTAAGTCCGAAGCGAAGGCTATCAGCACAATTGAACCTGATAAAGCCGCCTCGATCGTCAATAAGTGGGTGAGCAACCAGACGCGCAGCAGGATCAAAACCATTATTGAGAAAGAGCATATAATTCCGAATGTGGTAATGGTTCTGTTgaatgcaatttattttaaaggccAGTGGCAGTATGAATTCCCCGCTAATAATACCAAACAGTCCGATTTTCGAACTGCTGACAACAAAACAGCTCCTGTCCAGATGATGTCGCTATCGGGCGCGTTTAGGGCGGGATTTTTTCCCGGCTTAGGTGGCAGAGTTATCCAGCTTCCATACAGGAATTCAAATCTCTCCATGGTCATCTATTTGCCGGTAAAAGTCGATGGGTTGCCAGAACTGATGAGGAAGATCGCAGGCTTGCCCCTAAGGCTTCCACTGATAAATGTGCACTTAAAGCTTCCAAAGTTTAAAATCGGATTTTCCTCAGAGCTAAAGGATACTCTTCGGACG ATGGGCATACGAGATGCATTTTCTCCTAAAGCGGATTTTGGAGGTCTAGTTAAAAGGGCCAATCCCCAGATCACCAACGTCATACACAAGGCCTTCATTGAGGTTAACGAAGAAGGTGCCGAGGCAGCGGCTGCAACAG CTGTAGTATCGGTCCCTATATGTGCGACTTGCGGGGAACCAACGCCCTTGGAGTTCAATGCTGATCATCCGTTTGCCTACATCATTCGCGATGATGACACCATTTACTTTCAGGGACACTTCGTAAAACCAGGAAAGTAA
- the LOC108036076 gene encoding uncharacterized protein LOC108036076, translated as MKVTLWLTIFAVIWLPSLGRRHMSRNGNCMVKNPMPKMCKGPLRLYYTFSRTLLDCVPVYTKCTKVNKRNEYHSEKKCKDDCYYFMQLPKKPWQFGSTVAWGHGEAPVNPPGPEITRRTTTTTTTTTTPPADETHLDAKEVQASPTTEESGTAASANEE; from the exons ATGAAGGTAACACTATGGCTGACGATTTTTGCTGTTATCTGGCTTCCATCGCTTGGACGCAGGCACATGT CGCGCAATGGCAACTGCATGGTGAAGAACCCGATGCCGAAGATGTGTAAGGGACCTCTTAGATTGTATTATACCTTTTCACGAACGCTCTTAGATTGTGTGCCG GTGTATACAAAGTGTACAAAGGTAAACAAGAGAAACGAGTACCACTCGGAAAAGAAATGCAAAGATGACTGTTACTACTTTATGCAACTCCCGAAAAAGCCATGGCAGTTTGGTTCCACAGTGGCTTGGGGTCATGGAGAAGCTCCTGTCAATCCACCGGGTCCTGAAATTACCAGGAGAACCACCACTACGACCACTACTACCACGACACCACCTGCAGATGAAACACATTTAGATGCGAAAGAGGTCCAAGCCTCACCAACAACAGAAGAATCAGGCACTGCGGCATCTGCAAATGAAGAATAA